In Odocoileus virginianus isolate 20LAN1187 ecotype Illinois chromosome 12, Ovbor_1.2, whole genome shotgun sequence, the DNA window GCTGGGAAAGGAGAGTTCCAGAATGTTCCAAGAGCCTGGCCACAGGCTCCAGACACTAGGTCCTGGAGGCGCCCGACGCCAAGTGTCCTTCGagagctggggcaggggcagggtctGGGCAGCAGCgggggcctgggggcctggggcctgTCAGTTCTGTCGTGAGGGCCGCATGCCCTGCCGGGAGCTGTCAGAGCAGCAGGCAGAGCCGGTGTTGTTTCTGCCGCTGTGCTTTCTTCAGAGCGCTGAGGGCAACCTTAGCGGCCTCCCGGAAGACGTCCTCCACATTCTCCCGAAATTTGGCAGAACATTCCAGGTAGAGGGCGGCTTGGATCTGCTCGCAGGCGCTCTGGCCCTGGTGGGGGGAGGGTCAGAGATTAGACCGCGGGCCTGGGATGCCTCTTGTTGAGACCCCACTCGCGAATTTGTGGGCTTCCTGGGGCCAGGGCCCTCTCCAGGTTGTGCAGGTGGGTCATAAGGGCTGGTTTGGTGTGGCCCACGGGCTGTGGCTGCTGGGAACTCCATCCTGGCCTCCACCTCACGCTCTCCCCGAACTGAGGTGGAGACAGGGGCTGACTTCAGCCAGGAACTGGGGTGGTCTGTTGTGTCTGCCAGTCTGGTGAGAAGTGTTGAAGGCCTCAAGACATAAGGGCTTCCCACATGCCTCTCTCCCCGCTCGTCTCAGAAGCACAGTTTAGGCAACTGAGCTGGCTGTTagagtagaaagaaaaatacttctaACAAATTTATTAATGCCTATTCCTTTTGATTaaactttattcattttcctttgtgttCCTTTTATTCTGCCGCACCTCACCCAGAAGGCTGCAGGGTTTGGTCAGGTTCCTGAAAGGAGCCCTGCTTTCCAACACATGCCTGCCCGTCCAGGCCTCTGGGGCGATGGGACAGGATGGTGGTCAAAGGCTCAGGCTCTGGGGCCAGAGTGACTAGGGTGGGATCTTGGCTCCAATTCAggttagctgtgtgaccctgggcaagctaCCTAACCTGTCTGAGTCTCAATCTTTACTCTGTAAaaaaggttgggggtggggggcagtaaCAGTGCCTGCCTCAAGGtaataaggattaaataagtaATGTGCTCAGATAAGTGGTCTATCAATATTAATAtctaaaaattattattcttagggaatttcctggtggtccagtggttagaactcagtgctttcactgccgtggccccaggtccaattcctggttggggaactaagatcctgtaagctctGGGATGGCagatacacatgtgtgcatgttcagtcacttcagtcatgtccgactctgcgaacccatggactgccaggctcctctgtctatgggattctccaggcaagaatcctggagtgggttgccatttcctcctccaggggatcttccctacccacggattgaacctgaatctattatgtctcctgcactggcaggcaggttctttagcaccaGTTGGGTATATGATTCTTAGAATCCTGCTGTCTTCAGCTCCCAAGAGGTCACTAAGGCACACCAGATGCAGAGGCCAAAAGCCTGGGAGGCTTTTCGCGATGGCTGTGGATGCGGACCCAGGAtccttggggtggggtggggagagcccCTGGTCACCTGTGTGTAGGTGATGGGCTCCAGCTGGGCTGCCCGGAGCTTGCGCAGCTGCTCCTTGTCCTTCCTCAGGTCTGTCTTGCAGCCGATGAGCACCATGGGGGTCCCACGACAGAAATGTGTGACCTCGGGGAACCACTGTGGAAGGGAGGGCGGGCATCAGGGCTAGAGCCCCATCTATGGCCCCACTTCCGGaggcaggtggggctgggagaCAGGGCCTCACCTTGATGAGAACATTGTCGTAGCTAGTGGGGTTCATGACATCATAGCAGATGAGCACAAGGTGGGTATTCTGGTAGGACAGGGGCCGCAGCCGGTCGTAATCTTCCTGCCCTGAAACCAGACAGCAGGTGGGGGTCAGGGAGGTACCCCTTACTTCTCCACCCGAGTCCCCTGCCTGGGCTCAGATGGGTTAGAGGTTGGAGGTCTCCTGGGCAATTGACTCTGTGTCTCTGGGCCTTGATTTCTTCAACTGTAAAACAGAGGAGACAGCCCACAGTCCTGGACCGTAGGGAAGATTACAAGAGAGAAAAgcggtggggcttccctggtgggttcagtggtaaagaatccacctgctgatgcaggagacacaggtttgatacctgatctggggagatcccacatgcctcagagcaactgaaCCCGTACaccgtgcaccgcaactattgagcctgtgctctagagcttgggcgctgcaactactgaagcccacatggcCTAgacctgtgctccccaacaacagaagccaccacagtgagaagcccacgtgcTGGAACAAAGAGTTGCCCCTGctagaaaaaaaaagcccatgcagcaacaaaaacacaacacagtcaaaaataaaagctGTGCGGTGCTCTTGGGGCGCTCAGAGATGGGCCTGGCTGAAGGGTCAGTGCTGGGAAGCGGCTAGCACTCATGTCGGTGATGATCACCACCCCTTGCTTCCGTCTTCATCCCCGATGCTCAGGTTTAAGGCTCAGACTCTGAAGAAACCGAACCTTTCCCCTCCCAAGGTTGTAGACCAGTGGGGTTGGGTGGGCCCGGGACACTGCAGTTAACCGTGGAGGGTGCCCCTGCTGCCGCAGGCTGAGAGGGGCATGGCCTCTGGTTACACTCCTCATGCCATTCTGGCCCATGCTAATAGGAGGGTGGGGGGACTGCTGGGGATGACAGGCCTGCCTGGGCCCACCCAGCCCTTGTTGTCAACCCTGCACCACATGAGTCACCAGGGGAACTGATGGCTTCTGCTATATCAGCCCCCTCCCAGCACCAACTGAATCAGGACCCAAGCCTGGGCTTGGGCAACAGTGGGCTtggtttttttcaaaaaaaagacATAGTAATTTTTTGTTGACAGTTTCAAgcttacagaaaaattgaaaaagagtGCAAAGAACTCCCTTGCTCCCTTATTCACTGGGGCCTCATGTTTTGTCCACTTGCTTTATCTGTATATAAACACTTTAAACCACGTGAGAAGTAATTGCAGACCTTTGGCTGGCTGctgcttctccccacccccgccccaaacTCCGGAGATTTCCCGTGCGGTTTTTCTAAGAACAAGGACGTCTTCTCACTTACCTCAGTACAAATATGAAACTCAGAAACCAACACTGAGACTGTATTCTTCTAATCCAATCTACTAGCTGTGTTCGGATCTCACCAATAACGTCCtgcagaatttttttctctgtttcagaaGCAGGCCTGGGATTACAGACTGCATGTGGTCCCCATggctcagtaatttttaaaaaaattttatttatttttaattgaaggataatggctttacagaactgtgttggtttctgccagacatcaacatgaaccagccataggtgtacatatgtcccctccctcttgaacattCCTCCCTGgctcaggaatttttaaaaactcccagAGTGAGAAGTGAGAGTCTTTCAGGCCCATGGGTGACCCCCGGCCACCTCTGCAGAAAGACTCAGGCAGTGACTTCCTTCCAGAGAACATAGAACACCGAGCCCAGGAATCTCCATCCTGCCTTCTAGCCTGTGGGTACCAGGGTGACACCAGCCTGCCCTCTGACCCCTGTCTGCCCAAGGCCTCTCAGGACAAGCGGCCTCTCTGGAGAGCACAGACAGGCCATGTCCTGCTGGTGACGGCACAGCTGCCATCTTTCCCACCGGCTCCCCGTCAACCCAGGGTCCCCTGACAGTGTGCAGTGGCCAGGAGCCAAGCTCTAACGATGCTGGTCCAGGAGGACTGTCTAAGCAGTCATTCAGCCCACGTACCCTCAGCACAGGAGAAGGGGTTAGGGACAGTCTGTGCCTACATACTTgggtcctcctgccctcatcgcCAGAAAGC includes these proteins:
- the RHOF gene encoding rho-related GTP-binding protein RhoF, whose protein sequence is MDAAGAPAPGSGRKELKIVIVGDGGCGKTSLLMVYSQGSFPEHYAPSVFEKYTASVTVGSKEVTLNLYDTAGQEDYDRLRPLSYQNTHLVLICYDVMNPTSYDNVLIKWFPEVTHFCRGTPMVLIGCKTDLRKDKEQLRKLRAAQLEPITYTQGQSACEQIQAALYLECSAKFRENVEDVFREAAKVALSALKKAQRQKQHRLCLLL